From the genome of Naumovozyma castellii chromosome 7, complete genome:
ATTATTAACggaaatttcattgaagacGGATTCCAAATAATTAATTCTCTTCATTAATCTTGATCTCTTGTATTTCCATTTGGAATCAAATTCTTGATCCATTTGTAATTGCTCCCTAACTAGATGACCTATTGGAGAGTTTTCgtttaattttgaaactagTTCTTCCCCGTAGTTACTTAAAAGCCCTGTCTTTTCATTTGTTTGATCAgtaattttcttcaaaaggGAGGTTAATTGTCCTTTATCGATTGGTGCAGATGCCGTAATGGGGACGTTAGGGGACATGGTTGAAGCTGCTGGTGTTGTGTTTATAGGAGTGGCCCCTGATGTTTTTATAATAGCAGGTAATGTGTTAGCCATTGActctttctttaaaatgTTAAGCTTTTTGTTTTCCTCATCTTGCGATGAAACTTGGTTTTGAAGGATTAAAATTTGATCACCTAACAACTTTATATTGGCATTAGTATCCATGATAATTTTCTCAtacttcaatttcaaattattagtGTTTAATTCATTAAGTTCACTAAGGGCCCACAGATTCATATCTTTTTgcatcttcaatattttctcGTTCAATTTGGCTATCTTTTTtgtcaatttttcaaattttaaatcaGATAGCActtttgaattttccaatgatTTAATGTTTGATTTGATAGATTTTCGAAGATCGATTTCATGTGACCAATGAATCTTTAAGTTATCTAATTctaattccaattccaatttagaATCTTTAAAATCTTGCAGCAACGATGATTGTTGAATTAAAACTTCGTGTAAATCTTCTTGTGCACatattaaaattttctttaaatcatcaatggaATATGACTCTAAATCTTGTATTGTTGTTAAACAAGTATATGTTGGAAGGGTAGCAGCTATGTTAGTTACAGATGGAGTATTCAGGGATGATAGATTTGTCATAGAACCTAACCTTGAGAGAGAAACTGATGAAGAATGGGATGGAATTTTAAATGGATGTGGCGGTTGAGatgttgtggttgttgcattattaatattattaatattattaatattattattattattattatttgtaaGACCCATTGAAGAGTTCAAAGTGTTTCTTCTCCACCTCCTAGTCTTGAAAGTGTCAGCATTTTgagatattttttgtttttcaaagtCTGAAGCTGATGAATTATCATTGATAACATCATTGTTAAATTCTTTTAGATTAGTAAAATATTCGGTAGTAACAAATGGTTCATTAGTTGAACTAGGAATAATGGTTTCATtaatattgtttgttttcttcttcactttcttgTCTCTCTTAGTAACACAAAATGTAGAAGGCAATTTGTTAACAAATCCCATCTTATTCATCGTAATGAAATCTAATTGATATTGAGTTTCTGGCTCCAAATTTGCAATTGAACAACATGTGTATAGAGAATCTGGGATATTGGGAAAGACAGCAATTTGagaattattcaaatatagTAAAAAATGAGATATGGAATCAGATTCAGTTTCTGTATCAGATTCAGAATCTGTTTTAGGATTCTCCGTCAACGGTTCATTTTCCCAATGAATGGTAATGGAGTTCATAGATATCTTGTCAATGGAAACCTTAGTTGCTGGTGGAgttttaatattcaaagtAGAAACTATATTGAATACAGATATGGATAGGAATTTGTATAAACGGATACATAGCCAAATGATGGCGATCGCCAAACATAGACTATAAATCAGCATATTCGGTTTATACGTATATTAAGGAAGTCTAGTGTTTACCTTTAGCAGCTGGATACctaatgaatttgttgtttcttctcAGTGTGGTTGTTCAGATTTCTTCCAACacatttatttgttttcaaCTCCATGAAACCACGTTCCCGGCGCGATTAACCATGATAAAATATGCCGACATTTCTGTTCCAACATTGTTAGACtataaagaatatatatagataaGTTATATATCATTTCAGAACAAAATTATCGCCTCTAAgctttaaatattcttgatcTATACCTGGAGCCATTGGTTTCACTATCAATTGGTAAATTTCTGAGTTATGGTATCTGATATTATTTGTTGGTGATCTATAATTCCCCTTCAAACCGGTTATATCACAATATTTCTTGGTTGGCTTCATTGCTGGTGGTGCCTCCACATTGAAGAACGTTACTTTGGGGACCAACATATGATGATGTGGATCCTCATTCTCTTTATCCTTTTGTAAAATGGTATTTATCCGCCTTGCTTCATCAGTTATTAATTGTCTTGCTGGTTTATGCCTTCTATTTGGTTTCTTGTAATGCAATTTTTTGAATGGTGATGGTATCTGGATCGTGTTACGATCAGCAACCTCTCTTagaaattccaatttggcATTTTGATCTTTTGAAGAGTTCATCTTTTGAGTTCAGTTCCTCTctctttgtttcttttctctGCGTTGTACTGAACCTCTTCCAGGTAATTTCCAGTTTTTCGTTTTATCAAATTGTCGATCTAATGGcataaagaaaatataaaaagTAGCACTAGCCAAAAGACCTAtgaacaaagaaaaaaagcTTTACCAAAGTTACAAACATTTAATAGAGATGAGGTGGCACGATATATGAAGAACcagatttttttttgttttcgAAGGAATATGCACCTGAAGATCTTGAATCGAAATCTTTCTtgattatttaaatatcAGGAAACCAAGGGTAGGAATAGTTTACTTTCCAGGTAATTTGTAGTTTGATGAAAGTATTTTTACTGACTCTTTGACGAGTTAGTAATCTTTTCTATTATATTCCGTTTCAAAAGGAAATCAACTTGGAGTTTccaaaatatattctatcCAATATGGACATAgctttatttgaaatagtTACAAACTGATTGTTATTACAAACATGGAAAAGATacttattgaaaagttACTCTTACAAAGATGGAATATTGCTTTtgatcaaaatattatttttactTTTGGATACTATTTTAGGCtttcttggaaataaaGTTTAGgctattgaaaattttgaaatgaatAAATCACTTTAAAACTTGGCAAGTATTTGTACACATTGCTTTAATTTCTAACTACGTTTAAATGGTGCATAAATCAAGTGTGAATTGGTAATTTCACCGAAAATTGTCATATTTGTTTgaacatttttcaacaagaaggaaagttagaagaaaaggaagtaTACAAAGATACCCCTAAACATGAGTATTACTTCCTGATAATCCTCCAGTAAATAAAGCAATTTCTAATATAAAAACTTAGAGTATGATGAGCAGTTTGTATAGCTAACTATTGCATATTTATTGTGCTTGAAATACTACTCTGcatatatttgaatttagcCGACAATTATTAATCCTTCCCCCAACAACAGCTACCAATACTGAGAATATTTTACTAAGGAAACAAAGAACTCTCGGACGCAAACAACATGCCAAGAAAGTTATGTGTGTATTTTACCCAGTCATAGTGGTAACAGACATGAAATGTAAATATATGTAAAATGTTCCCCGTTTTTTATGCCCCTGGTGTAATATCTTTTTATGTTGTAATACCTCTCTTTCTTCTCAGCCAATTTCCGACCGAGAACATTTTACTTAAAGTTAAAGCCATTACTGTGGCTTTTCTCGTCTATCTCAATACTTTCTCTTCAAACATGTGTCTAAGTCTTTCAATCTCTCTTCAAGTCCAACAGTAAACCCATTCAAACcataatttattttgcCACATTACTAGAATGTACAAGGGGCCCAGCAAtgttctttgaaattactCGAAATTGATACGATTGTGACAATAGAAGTGACAGATTAGTAATCCCGCGTGGGTGCCATTGGCAACGGAACGACGTCTCGacaaaaaattattcagATTATAAAGGAACTTGAATGATTAATCTTTGAAAACACCACCCTCAGCGTCCATCTCGTCACGCTAAACTGGATAATCGCACACACATAATGTCTAACGAAAGTACCCTCGCTACCAACGTAGAAAAGTTGAATATCTCTTCCGACTCTCCAGTCGTAGTCATCGGCTCTGGTCTTGCCGGTCTAGCCACTTCGAACCAATTGGTCAACAAATATCAGATCCCAATCGTATTAGTGGAAAAGGAAGCCTCATTGGGTGGGAACTCCATCAAGGCTTCTAGTGGTATAAACGGTGCTGTTACCGCCACTCAAGCAGCTTTGAAAGTAGAAGATTCTCCTGAATTATTCTTAAAGGACACTATCAAGTCTGCCAAGGGGAAGGGTCTCGAGCCATTAATGGATAAATTGACCGCGGATTCAAAGTTTGCCATTTCTTGGCTAcaagatgaatttgatttgaagTTGGATTTATTGGCCCAATTGGGAGGTCATTCCGCAGCTAGAACTCATAGATCATCGGGTAAATTACCACCTGGATTTGAAATCGTCTCTGCATTatccaagaatttgaaaacgtTGGCTGAGGAAAAACCTGATTTGGTTAAGATTCAATTGGATGCTAGAGTCACAGACATTAAGGTTGATGACAACAAGAACGTTGTTGGTGTCGAATTTACCAACAAGGATGGTCAGTcagaaattattaagaCAAACCACGTAGTGTTCTGTTCTGGTGGGTTTGGGTTCTCCAAAGAAATGTTAAAGGAATACGCTcctgaattaattgatttacCAACTACCAACGGTAAGCAAACTACTGGGGATGGACAAAAGATTTTACAAAGGTTAGGTGCTGACTTGATTGATATGGATCAAATCCAAGTCCATCCAACCGGGTTTGTTGATCCAAATGATCCAGATTCACAATGGAAGTTCTTGGGTGCAGAAGCCCTAAGAGGACTTGGTGGGATTCTTTTAAATCCAAACACGGGGAAAAGATTCGTTAATGAATTGACCACAAGAGATATTGTCACAGACACCATTCAAGCTGAATGTGTCAACAAGGAAACTGGTAATGTCAGATCCCTATTGGTTCTTGGTGAAGGCATCTAcgaacaattgaaaaacaatCTAGATTTTTACATgtttaagaaattaatcaaGAAAATTACTTTGAACCAAGTTGTCGAGGATTATAAATTACCAATTACGGCTGACGAATTAGCAAAGcatttaattgaatattctAATGAATCTCCTGATCAATTTGGACGTTCATTGATTACTAGAAATTTTGGTGAAAACATCAATACTGAGACTAACGTATTTATTGGTGAAGTTACCCCCGTTGTCCATTTCACAATGGGTGGTGCAAAAATCAACACTGCTGCTGAAGTTATAGCTAAGGATGGTACCGTCTTAGCTAAGGGCTTGTACGCTGCCGGTGAAGTCTCTGGTGGTGTCCATGGTGCTAATAGACTAGGTGGCTCCAGTTTATTGGAATGTGTTGTATTTGGTAGAACTGCTGCGGATAGCATTGCCAATTCCAAATAGAGAATGATCATTCTGAGGTAACAAATAACATACATATATCTAACTAATATATTAGCAAGTATTAAAAGGAGGACAGCTTTGTACATTCTATactttatatttttactTTCTATGTATCTTTTATAAAGAAAGATACGCACTTCATTACATATTAAGAATTCTAACATTTCCGTCCCAAATTCGGGTCCGAGTTTTATCTTAAAAATACTATCTGAACAGAACATGAAATAACAAAAACGATACTTCAGAGTTGCCCAGTAACCAGAGGACTTAACAACTACGTCCAGTTCTGCAAGAAATGAGCATACAACTCCCTGCCTTCATATCTTTAATCGACGAAAACAGCAAACCAATAACCATATATGTTCCACCAAGCGCGTCAAATGAcgttaatgaaattttgaaatataacGTATTATCCAACATTGCCATAGACTACTTTGATAGTATATTAATTCAATGGGACACATCGGAACTACCCCCAGTCAAGACTTTATTCCAAGTAGAGGGAATATCTGTGTTTGGTATGCTCATAAAGCAAACAGCTTTGAAGATAGTGATAGGATTTAATACATGTTTCAAAGAGGACGACGTAAATCTGATTGAAACCTTTAAAATtgtgaaaaaaatttatatCAGAGTCAAGTCTAATCCATTCAATAAGGAAAGTTCAGATCAAAACGGCTTAACAGAGCATTTGAATGCTAAATTTGACAAAGAATTTTCTAGCTCGATTGACATTAACTCTTCGACGAAGTCCTGAAATGAGAAATAACCAAGAGAACAACTTTCGAGGCTAAATACTATACCTTTGATTATATCTTCCTATGTTTGAAGGCTGTACTGACGGCGTAAGCCAAGAGCGTTTTTGTTGACATTTAAGTTGCATAAACGGGGAGAACCATGATCACAACTCAtctttaatgaataatctATTTAGAGTATATTTACCTACATCGTATTTACATACTCCTCCGTAAATAtatctttatatttattttgcttattaatcttttccaaattccTAAATAATGGCAATGATGGAGGTTTTTGTCcaaatgattttgaatctttttcaatgataGTATTGGCTATCTGAGGCCTTACTAACGGAAGGCCAGGGTGCCCATTctcttggaaaatttgtGTTTTATACCAATCTATTGGTAGCATATCAGAATACTCAGTCCTTATCCACTGTGGatcattaattttaaattgtGAGTAGAGTATTGGATCCACCAATTTCTCGTCTTGCAAAGACTCTGTCAATAATAACGTATCACAATAATCATTCAGATTAGAGTTGAGCAAATAAAAACTACGATAATCCACCAAAATGTCATTAATGGTTGCGGTAGGTAATAGAATCTTTCTACCAAGgttattaatgaatttatttaatttggTAAAATTTTTTGTCGTTTTCTCGAATTTGTAGTATGTTAACCAAAATGATTCAGATGaattcaattgtttcattttaCCGAAACGattgaaaagttttcttgtttgaatattatttttaagGACTAGCCACGTCATTTTAATCAGTTCAGTAACGACAATTGACAGATTATAGTCATTAATCATCTCCTCCAATGGGTTTGTCTTATCTATCCTATCGTCAATAAAGTTGTTAATGGACTGCTCCAAAAGATGCGTATAGGATGTCTGTTGACCTAAAATTTCTCGTTCCTTTTCTCCCAAGCTGGAGGAAAATTTAAACCTTTTCATTAGAATCAAGTACTCTCTCAGAAGAGTTATCTGATTCGGGCAATAATTGAGTAGTGTAAAAATTGTCTCAGTAAAAACATTAAAGATATACTCTTTATTTTTCCTGAATGATTTCTTtaagaatataatgaaatttgaacGAAATCTCGTATGCTGAACGGCCAATGATTTATTACCTCTTGTATATAAAGCAATAACATCCTCTAGCGTAAATGATTCCCTATCTTTTAATTCCATGCGGGATTCCATCCATTGAGCATATTGTAACCagaatatttcttcattttgaCACGGTATAAGacatctttcaaaaatactTTTTACTAGAATCAATTTTAATTGcaatttatcttcattttcagtCATAAATTCTAAATActgtttccaattttgtATTTCATCCTTGGGTAATTCCGTcaaattaaagaagttTTTCTTGATTCGTGATTCATATACCCACATTTTATTCACTAGATCGTATGTTCTCTTAAATTTAGAATCTAGGTTATCATCTTTGAATTCAGGAAGTGAATTCTTACCATGAAGAAAGTTTTTGTAAGCGGTACAATATTTTGCATATTGATGTAATGGAATTGTGATCAATTCTTGATAAATACCATTTAAATTACTCCATTCCTCATTCTTGGTCTCAAAGTCAATATACTTATCCCAGAACGGATGCGATAAGAATTGATACCCAATGAAGGATTTAGCAActttaaattttgttcTTATTAAGTCAGTTTCTTCGGGGTTATTTGTACAAAGCACGTTCAAATAATCACACCAGAGTTCTAAACTAGTGGGAAATGCTTCTACTGAATTTGCCAAAGTCTGAATAGATCTATCTAATCCATGTAACTGGTATTGCACAGCAgtaaatttcttccaatatcCGAAGAGTAATGGATATTCCTGGAGCACTTGAACAAATATGGTCTCTATTGCCATTTGGATTACATCATTGGGATCTTTATACTTTACTACAATCTGCTCAGTCAAACTaatcaatttgttcaaagaattaatatCATCCCATTTGATTCCCTTATAAGTTTCGACAAATTCAACATTATCctttagaaaagaagaatccAGATTTCTCAGTGCATCTGTGCTCAGATTAATAGCAGAAAGAGCTTTATATGCCTTGACTGTTGACGACTTGTCCATAAGGCTACCAAAGTGTTACTGATGTAGGATACAAGCTTGGTCTGTCTCACACTACGTCAGAAGTACATTGACATGCTaatctattattatttaattgcgctatgaattttttcaaagaaaacaatCCTCCAAAAGACAAGTACTGGCAATAAGTTCGaacattcaagaaaaacATGGTAATAATGTTTGGTTATAGTGGATAAAAAGTTGAAGGTAGAATGCATAAGATAGAATGTAGAAAGTTAGTATTGGCGAATGATGGCTTCATACGTACAGCACAATAACAAGAGAGGACTTCCTAAGCTTTTAACATAAAATAACTATCGGTCCAGTGCAACAACCTTTGCATTCTTTGGGAGAGCTTATAAATGCATTCGATATGGATAATACATGAACAGTAAGGAACTATGAATCGGCagagaatattattaccaaGATGATCTCTAACTGTAAACGAGTTCCGGTCAATTGGTCATCGTTGACTGAGAATCAAATCAACCCTTGTGCGCTAAGGACGCCGTGGAATGAGTTGTTTAACAAATATAAGTCTAAGAACCCCGAATATAGAACATCAATTATACTTAATCTACATAAGCACCTCGTTGAAAAGCCAACCGAATAATTCGTAGACCTTGATACGTATTTATCTTCGAGAGCATCAGTTTAGCTAATTGAAACTTATACTATAATGGCACTTCCCATTACAAGTTTTGCTACCGCCTACTCAATGTACAGAGATACGCACCTACGATTGGGGATAATGTTGACATATCAAGTcaataagaaaatacaGGGATAAATATGAACTTACCctttgaaaagaagaagaaaaaaaattgcaatttgaaaaatattccCAATGTAACTGTGCAGCTTCTCTTGAACCAACAATTCATCTGGGATATTATCAGTTATCGAATGTTTTTTGAAGGTGTTTGTTTCTCCCTTTGGCATTTTATATTTACTATTGTCTCGGCAccataaaaaaattgtgaCACGAGCGTTTCAGAGTGTTTCAAATTAGTCTAAAACATCATTTgcattatatatataagatTTAATGTTATTATATGGACAAGATATGATCCCATTTCTACTATGATTACACGTATCTTCTAAATATCTACAACAATGCTGTACTAGTTACTATGTTCCTAAAGAAAAACTCTGAATATTCTGTCAATGGAAGAAAGTTCGAGGAATTAGATGTAACTCCCTTTAAGAGCCATGAATTTCAAACTATTTTAAGTTATGCAATAATTATATGGGGACTTTCAGTTATGAAGTTTGCACTGTTGATATCCGATATTTATACGTGCATAAAACTATTGGCGTTCAATACATGGTCTAATAACTATATCAAGCCATTTCTACCATTTAATGTTTCTAAGTGGCTATTTAGTGCGTGTatcatattttcaataatattgc
Proteins encoded in this window:
- the GTA1 gene encoding Gta1p (ancestral locus Anc_1.487) — translated: MLIYSLCLAIAIIWLCIRLYKFLSISVFNIVSTLNIKTPPATKVSIDKISMNSITIHWENEPLTENPKTDSESDTETESDSISHFLLYLNNSQIAVFPNIPDSLYTCCSIANLEPETQYQLDFITMNKMGFVNKLPSTFCVTKRDKKVKKKTNNINETIIPSSTNEPFVTTEYFTNLKEFNNDVINDNSSASDFEKQKISQNADTFKTRRWRRNTLNSSMGLTNNNNNNNINNINNINNATTTTSQPPHPFKIPSHSSSVSLSRLGSMTNLSSLNTPSVTNIAATLPTYTCLTTIQDLESYSIDDLKKILICAQEDLHEVLIQQSSLLQDFKDSKLELELELDNLKIHWSHEIDLRKSIKSNIKSLENSKVLSDLKFEKLTKKIAKLNEKILKMQKDMNLWALSELNELNTNNLKLKYEKIIMDTNANIKLLGDQILILQNQVSSQDEENKKLNILKKESMANTLPAIIKTSGATPINTTPAASTMSPNVPITASAPIDKGQLTSLLKKITDQTNEKTGLLSNYGEELVSKLNENSPIGHLVREQLQMDQEFDSKWKYKRSRLMKRINYLESVFNEISVNNRNLRAQLMAKPYHPVQESPILQQGDMNMPMNMNSDQQINSNDNSPANQNIQTNSPSLMLHNPSTYDNSFKQQGNYSSNLNATTGSLLSNQINIDSSKQPSSNADRLQNNFTHAVPTTATVTANATVAPTSVGTKTTSDYSQWAISQHQPLSPEQQQQQQQVQEMDHGFEYYNPSHLISGLQDMIQDESEYPDTISNYSKGFTTDQLDNFWANQNTEHPTLSRQIPSQSQFHNPLQSNYMNSITSPSSASYHNNELMTSPLSPQQNNNTTMTSSQSLLAGALSESMQKLNTNNDMLRHSNSFYNESNLNPHNKSVAPVDNTINSILSGTDDMVMVPFPNAISPQSSNIKSPNLNNHILSNGLSSDNTNINTPPQSHDGIFHSPSFNFMWHSSPPATNSTSTSTSRDVPHSDVHSNSNSASTVGPNSTTTNSHRRNQSNTSNTSWGTKFGLKHLSTHSSNSNATAGVTSAETSTSTSEKPTEGGGEDTKNTNNSSKSSTRKMSRLLSRSKMNNLFKLPSQHDSQSQ
- the IES6 gene encoding Ies6p (ancestral locus Anc_1.488), with protein sequence MNSSKDQNAKLEFLREVADRNTIQIPSPFKKLHYKKPNRRHKPARQLITDEARRINTILQKDKENEDPHHHMLVPKVTFFNVEAPPAMKPTKKYCDITGLKGNYRSPTNNIRYHNSEIYQLIVKPMAPGIDQEYLKLRGDNFVLK
- the NCAS0G04200 gene encoding uncharacterized protein (ancestral locus Anc_1.490), which translates into the protein MSNESTLATNVEKLNISSDSPVVVIGSGLAGLATSNQLVNKYQIPIVLVEKEASLGGNSIKASSGINGAVTATQAALKVEDSPELFLKDTIKSAKGKGLEPLMDKLTADSKFAISWLQDEFDLKLDLLAQLGGHSAARTHRSSGKLPPGFEIVSALSKNLKTLAEEKPDLVKIQLDARVTDIKVDDNKNVVGVEFTNKDGQSEIIKTNHVVFCSGGFGFSKEMLKEYAPELIDLPTTNGKQTTGDGQKILQRLGADLIDMDQIQVHPTGFVDPNDPDSQWKFLGAEALRGLGGILLNPNTGKRFVNELTTRDIVTDTIQAECVNKETGNVRSLLVLGEGIYEQLKNNLDFYMFKKLIKKITLNQVVEDYKLPITADELAKHLIEYSNESPDQFGRSLITRNFGENINTETNVFIGEVTPVVHFTMGGAKINTAAEVIAKDGTVLAKGLYAAGEVSGGVHGANRLGGSSLLECVVFGRTAADSIANSK
- the TCA17 gene encoding Tca17p (ancestral locus Anc_1.491) translates to MSIQLPAFISLIDENSKPITIYVPPSASNDVNEILKYNVLSNIAIDYFDSILIQWDTSELPPVKTLFQVEGISVFGMLIKQTALKIVIGFNTCFKEDDVNLIETFKIVKKIYIRVKSNPFNKESSDQNGLTEHLNAKFDKEFSSSIDINSSTKS
- the PRP39 gene encoding Prp39p (ancestral locus Anc_1.493); the encoded protein is MDKSSTVKAYKALSAINLSTDALRNLDSSFLKDNVEFVETYKGIKWDDINSLNKLISLTEQIVVKYKDPNDVIQMAIETIFVQVLQEYPLLFGYWKKFTAVQYQLHGLDRSIQTLANSVEAFPTSLELWCDYLNVLCTNNPEETDLIRTKFKVAKSFIGYQFLSHPFWDKYIDFETKNEEWSNLNGIYQELITIPLHQYAKYCTAYKNFLHGKNSLPEFKDDNLDSKFKRTYDLVNKMWVYESRIKKNFFNLTELPKDEIQNWKQYLEFMTENEDKLQLKLILVKSIFERCLIPCQNEEIFWLQYAQWMESRMELKDRESFTLEDVIALYTRGNKSLAVQHTRFRSNFIIFLKKSFRKNKEYIFNVFTETIFTLLNYCPNQITLLREYLILMKRFKFSSSLGEKEREILGQQTSYTHLLEQSINNFIDDRIDKTNPLEEMINDYNLSIVVTELIKMTWLVLKNNIQTRKLFNRFGKMKQLNSSESFWLTYYKFEKTTKNFTKLNKFINNLGRKILLPTATINDILVDYRSFYLLNSNLNDYCDTLLLTESLQDEKLVDPILYSQFKINDPQWIRTEYSDMLPIDWYKTQIFQENGHPGLPLVRPQIANTIIEKDSKSFGQKPPSLPLFRNLEKINKQNKYKDIFTEEYVNTM